From Granulicella sp. WH15, the proteins below share one genomic window:
- a CDS encoding L-rhamnonate dehydratase, translating to MKITEIRTRVVQWEGKTVPLPPHFCTNPMDLVAFREASMGNFAFHGWVVVEIFTDSGLVGIGNAALSPLVTKTLIDTYLKPVLIGSDPWDTEYLWQQMYRRTMAFGRKGVAMTAISAVDIALWDLLGKDTKQPVYRLLGGRTKEKIPVYASRLYAMPLDELRAEAQRYKDEGYTAMKLRFGWGPIDGAAGMQKNLELVRTVREVIGDGIDLMTDAYMGWTLDYAKRMLPLLERFNLRWLEEPVIPDDTRGYQELKAYGRVPIAGGEHEFTIFGFRALLEANALDYIQFDTNRVGGISQARKISALAESFQVPVVPHAGQMHNYHVVMASLNSPIAEFFPQVDVEVGNELFWYIFDGEPVPTNGYIDLDESVPGLGLTINEESLKRFTVIG from the coding sequence ATGAAGATCACTGAAATCCGCACGCGTGTCGTTCAATGGGAAGGAAAGACGGTGCCGCTTCCTCCGCACTTTTGCACCAACCCTATGGATCTGGTGGCCTTTCGTGAGGCTTCGATGGGTAACTTTGCGTTTCATGGATGGGTGGTTGTCGAGATCTTTACCGATAGCGGGTTGGTGGGGATTGGGAATGCCGCACTCTCGCCGCTGGTGACGAAGACTTTGATTGATACTTATCTGAAGCCTGTGTTGATCGGTAGTGACCCCTGGGATACGGAGTATCTTTGGCAGCAGATGTATCGGCGCACGATGGCGTTTGGGCGCAAGGGTGTGGCGATGACGGCGATCTCGGCGGTGGATATTGCTCTGTGGGATCTGCTGGGCAAGGATACGAAGCAACCGGTGTATCGGCTGCTGGGCGGGAGGACGAAGGAGAAGATTCCGGTCTATGCCAGTCGGCTGTACGCGATGCCGCTCGATGAACTACGCGCGGAGGCGCAGCGGTATAAGGACGAAGGCTATACGGCGATGAAGCTGCGATTTGGCTGGGGGCCGATTGATGGCGCTGCCGGGATGCAGAAGAATCTGGAACTGGTGCGTACGGTGAGGGAGGTGATCGGGGATGGGATCGACCTGATGACCGATGCTTACATGGGTTGGACTCTCGACTATGCGAAGCGCATGTTGCCGCTGTTGGAGCGGTTCAATTTGCGATGGCTGGAGGAGCCGGTGATTCCGGATGATACGAGGGGGTATCAGGAGTTGAAGGCTTATGGGCGGGTGCCGATTGCGGGGGGCGAGCACGAGTTTACGATCTTTGGGTTTCGCGCTCTGCTGGAGGCCAATGCGCTGGACTATATCCAGTTCGATACCAACCGCGTGGGTGGGATAAGCCAGGCGCGGAAGATCTCGGCGCTGGCGGAGTCGTTTCAGGTGCCGGTGGTGCCGCACGCGGGGCAGATGCATAACTACCATGTGGTGATGGCTAGCCTGAACTCGCCGATTGCGGAGTTCTTTCCGCAGGTGGATGTCGAGGTGGGCAATGAGTTGTTCTGGTACATCTTCGATGGGGAGCCGGTGCCGACGAATGGGTATATCGATCTGGACGAGAGTGTGCCGGGGCTTGGACTTACGATCAATGAAGAGTCGTTGAAGCGGTTTACGGTGATTGGGTAG
- a CDS encoding MFS transporter produces MSKTKQDEALSSESKFRWYAVALVTVAIAISYFDRQTLPVAIAAIQRNIPISNQQFSYLQTAFLLSYAALYAVGGRLLDRLGTRRGFMLIMLWWSIACALHGLASGFMLLLGARFLLGMGEGGAFPAAVRVVAEWIPPEERSTAVGIINAGTAVGSVLAPPLIGLVLLHSGWRAVFISAGTLGLVWVVWWILTYKSNSLTLSDNTVDARLLGEQLSFGQIISIHSVQAIVFAKFMSDSAWYFLLFWLPKYLYDARGFDIKQVSYYAWIPYAASGVGSFLGGYFSSRLLHRGYSLDTARKWALGLSALFMPVVMLVPLVPVQLAILLFSLAFFCQQSWSGLIMTLPADIFPLSAVGTVSGLVGFGGAIGGAIFGVVAGYLLGHGFGYGTLFVLVGTFHLIGFLAILLFAGRIQPLRSTDLREIESRV; encoded by the coding sequence TTGTCGAAAACAAAGCAGGATGAGGCACTAAGCAGCGAGAGTAAATTTCGCTGGTACGCTGTTGCGTTGGTTACGGTTGCGATTGCGATTAGTTACTTCGATCGGCAGACGCTGCCGGTTGCCATCGCGGCGATCCAGCGGAATATTCCCATCTCCAACCAGCAGTTCTCTTATTTGCAGACAGCGTTTCTGCTCTCTTATGCGGCGCTCTATGCGGTGGGTGGGAGGCTGCTGGATCGGTTGGGAACGCGGCGCGGGTTCATGCTCATTATGCTGTGGTGGTCGATCGCCTGTGCGCTGCATGGTCTGGCTTCGGGATTCATGTTGTTGCTGGGAGCGCGTTTTCTGCTGGGCATGGGGGAGGGGGGAGCGTTTCCTGCTGCGGTACGTGTGGTTGCTGAGTGGATTCCGCCGGAGGAGCGTTCGACGGCTGTGGGAATTATCAATGCGGGAACGGCGGTGGGGTCCGTGCTGGCTCCGCCGTTGATCGGGTTGGTGTTGCTACATAGTGGATGGAGGGCTGTCTTTATTTCGGCGGGCACGCTTGGGTTGGTGTGGGTCGTGTGGTGGATCTTGACTTACAAGAGTAACTCGCTGACTTTGTCGGATAACACGGTCGATGCCCGGTTACTTGGGGAGCAGCTCAGCTTTGGGCAGATCATTAGTATTCATAGCGTGCAGGCGATTGTCTTCGCTAAGTTTATGAGTGACTCGGCATGGTACTTTTTGCTCTTCTGGCTGCCGAAGTATCTTTATGATGCGCGTGGCTTCGATATTAAACAGGTGAGTTACTATGCCTGGATTCCTTATGCTGCTTCGGGTGTAGGCAGCTTTCTTGGGGGATACTTCTCGAGTAGGTTGCTGCATCGGGGGTATTCGCTGGATACGGCGCGTAAGTGGGCGTTGGGGCTGAGCGCGCTGTTTATGCCTGTGGTGATGCTGGTGCCGTTGGTTCCGGTGCAGCTTGCTATTCTGCTGTTCAGTCTTGCTTTCTTTTGTCAGCAATCCTGGTCCGGCCTGATTATGACGCTGCCCGCGGATATCTTTCCGCTCTCGGCGGTGGGTACGGTATCGGGTCTGGTTGGGTTTGGCGGCGCGATTGGAGGGGCTATCTTCGGTGTTGTTGCCGGATATCTGCTCGGCCACGGCTTTGGCTATGGGACGTTGTTTGTCCTGGTAGGCACGTTTCATCTTATCGGCTTTCTTGCCATTCTCTTGTTCGCCGGCAGGATTCAACCGCTTCGCAGCACCGACCTTAGGGAGATAGAGAGCAGAGTATGA
- a CDS encoding beta-xylosidase — MMTGLKRVVLLGALTAEVLVAMTMLAQGTVPEPVASSSQPPVSIQVDLTKKVGSYKPIYSWFGYDEANYTTMRHGRELLGELHDLSPVPVYIRAHHLLTSGDGKAELKFSSTNVYSEDANGKPIYDFKILDGIFDTFKEKGVRPMVELGFMPKDLAADLPNRHEPYQVHYPGSAISGKSNNPPKDYAKWGELARVVTAHLVERYGKEEVLKWYFEVWNEPDIDYWHTSPEEYWKLYDYAVLGVKTALPGAKVGGPATTSPRNPKANLFFKNFLEHVNSGKSAANGKPLPMDFISFHAKGLPTIKDGKVTMGIQNEMNDADKGFALIASYPRFKNLPIIISEADPEGCAACSSKVNPANNYRNGTLYPAYTATAFKGLFELQDRHGVNLLSMLSWSFEFEDKDYFEGFRSLATNGIDKPVLNVFRMFGLMAGDRVSTSSTGQVPLDTLVNAGVRQAPDVDALATRGDREAAVLVWNYHDVDGAAEATPTTVTISGIPAEVHRVLLQHYRLDDTHSNAYTVWLGMGSPQHPSTKQYAELKAAGQLQLLTSPEWLDVSDGQVKVVTEMPRQGTSLMHLIW, encoded by the coding sequence ATGATGACGGGTTTGAAACGCGTGGTCTTATTGGGGGCGCTTACTGCTGAGGTTCTGGTTGCTATGACGATGCTGGCTCAGGGGACGGTGCCTGAGCCGGTGGCGTCGTCGAGCCAGCCGCCAGTTTCCATTCAGGTGGATCTGACGAAGAAGGTGGGGAGTTATAAGCCGATCTATAGCTGGTTTGGATATGACGAAGCAAATTACACCACCATGCGTCATGGCAGGGAGTTGCTTGGGGAGTTACATGATCTCAGTCCGGTGCCTGTGTATATTCGCGCGCACCATCTACTGACTTCGGGTGATGGCAAGGCTGAGCTGAAATTCAGCTCGACCAATGTTTATAGCGAAGATGCGAATGGTAAGCCGATATATGACTTCAAAATTCTGGATGGCATCTTCGATACCTTCAAGGAGAAGGGTGTAAGGCCTATGGTGGAGCTGGGTTTTATGCCGAAGGATCTTGCGGCTGATCTGCCGAATCGGCATGAGCCTTACCAGGTGCACTATCCGGGGTCTGCGATCTCGGGTAAGTCGAATAATCCGCCTAAGGACTATGCGAAGTGGGGCGAGTTGGCTCGTGTGGTTACGGCGCATTTGGTGGAGCGGTATGGCAAGGAGGAGGTGCTGAAGTGGTACTTCGAGGTGTGGAATGAACCGGATATTGATTACTGGCATACGTCTCCTGAGGAGTATTGGAAGCTGTATGACTATGCGGTGCTGGGGGTAAAGACCGCGCTGCCGGGGGCGAAGGTAGGTGGGCCTGCGACAACCAGCCCAAGGAATCCGAAGGCCAATCTCTTTTTCAAAAACTTCTTGGAGCATGTGAACTCGGGTAAAAGCGCGGCTAATGGTAAGCCGCTGCCGATGGACTTTATCTCGTTCCATGCGAAGGGACTGCCGACGATCAAGGACGGCAAGGTGACGATGGGGATTCAGAATGAGATGAACGATGCCGATAAGGGGTTTGCCCTAATCGCGTCGTATCCTCGGTTCAAGAATCTTCCGATCATTATTAGCGAGGCCGATCCTGAAGGGTGTGCGGCGTGTTCGTCGAAGGTGAATCCGGCGAATAACTATCGCAATGGGACGTTGTATCCGGCTTATACGGCTACGGCCTTCAAAGGGCTGTTTGAGTTGCAGGATCGGCATGGTGTGAACCTGCTCTCGATGTTGAGCTGGTCGTTTGAGTTTGAAGATAAAGACTACTTTGAAGGATTTCGCTCGTTGGCTACGAATGGGATCGATAAGCCGGTATTGAATGTGTTTCGTATGTTTGGGTTGATGGCTGGTGATCGTGTGAGCACGAGCAGCACGGGGCAGGTGCCGCTGGATACGCTGGTGAACGCGGGTGTGCGGCAGGCTCCGGATGTGGATGCGCTGGCTACGCGTGGCGATAGAGAGGCGGCGGTGCTGGTGTGGAACTACCATGACGTCGATGGCGCTGCGGAGGCTACTCCGACGACGGTGACGATCAGCGGGATTCCCGCGGAGGTGCATCGGGTGCTGCTTCAGCACTATAGGCTGGATGATACGCATAGTAATGCTTATACGGTTTGGCTGGGGATGGGGTCGCCGCAACATCCTAGTACAAAGCAGTATGCCGAGCTGAAGGCTGCGGGGCAGTTACAGCTTCTTACTTCGCCCGAATGGTTGGATGTAAGTGATGGGCAGGTGAAGGTAGTTACAGAGATGCCGAGGCAGGGTACATCGTTGATGCACTTGATTTGGTAG
- a CDS encoding carboxypeptidase-like regulatory domain-containing protein, with product MKDFVRAVKLGVFAMMLTVFVNSAMAQVEQGRFVGRIVDTQDSVIVGAAIKLTNTGTNITQSAVTDGSGNYVVTPVQAGLYSLSVTAPGFQSITTSKIEVQVGQIVREDLTLKVGESTISVEVSTGAPLLTTDSATVGQVITNAQLTGLPLNGRGFYRLAELTPGASLQAATGNSLAIRPEIVNGNVISGIRGSATSFLLDGVDVSEQHQGGTFIQTSIDALQEFSVQQSPYSSEYNRGGAFFNATVKSGTNKFHGGIFEFIRNDKLDARNYFLTQRQILKRNQFGGDLGGPLSIPHLYNGKDRTFFFFNYEGQRLRQGLPEAMVVPTDAQRGGNFGSKTIYDPSTTCTVSLTNACLSNGATSTTPIGTTVRLPFTNNTIPSGRLASQALAIQAYEPTSSTGTFTYAPSQAIDFDQYTVRLDHQINASNRLFARWIYVTNHEVDPNSSPLLGTAKLSSIGQDIALGVITNVGTHMVNEARVHYLPSHVRLSAFLQGPDYNAMFGVTGLSAQLRNGSGSFPDYNWSGYSQLLGSAFDQRPKSQDRKVVEGTENFTILKGKQSIKFGVLFRYYQWLGYDSETYAGQFTFNGSETALPGKAGTGDAYADFLLGYPSSVARAYPAQNFGGQQIYKQFFFQDDIRVSDRLTINAGLRYEYSPWLDGYKGQVGTFDPTQTKPIIVSGSGTVPDLSSQLAAPAAYQFFGQYIQTSSSAGLPSNITYTDKRQFGPRVGFSYSATKKTVIRGGFGMFYEPEGSSGRVNLNMLPFRLAETQNQTTNVVPTRTLGNFFLGTALGSATANPTLAPSKVHMNMGYNEHYSLGVQQQLTQNDVLEVSYVGNHGVDLNGTNDFNDPKPGAGAIQARRPYQPWGTINFFTQDTSTNYNSLQAKVEHRTGYGLTGLVAYTWSKFFQFNQSPGLGGNSGYEYAISPYDTPQNLALSGSYELPFGKGRRYLNHANGIVNNTLGGWQIQTIIAVRSGVPFTPVVSTDVANTGVANQRPNLNPAGGTPHFHPTVAQWFDRAKYVDAPQYQYGTVHADVERSDLYRQYDASIFKNFAMPHESTLSFRAEFFNLTNTTSFSAPNSSITSSAVLTTIDSAGGAQVTSTSVPSRDIQFALKYNF from the coding sequence ATGAAAGATTTCGTTAGAGCGGTAAAGCTTGGGGTCTTCGCAATGATGTTGACGGTATTCGTCAACTCGGCGATGGCGCAGGTGGAGCAGGGGCGCTTTGTAGGCCGGATCGTGGATACGCAGGACTCTGTCATTGTCGGCGCGGCGATCAAACTGACTAATACGGGAACCAACATTACGCAGAGTGCTGTGACAGATGGCAGCGGCAACTATGTCGTGACGCCGGTGCAGGCGGGCTTGTATTCGCTTAGCGTGACGGCGCCGGGATTTCAATCGATCACTACCTCGAAGATCGAGGTACAGGTCGGGCAGATTGTGCGTGAGGATCTTACGCTGAAGGTGGGTGAGTCTACGATCTCGGTAGAGGTGAGCACGGGCGCACCTTTGCTGACGACGGACTCAGCCACGGTAGGGCAGGTGATTACGAATGCACAGTTGACCGGCCTGCCGCTGAATGGGCGCGGGTTCTATCGGTTGGCGGAGTTGACTCCTGGAGCATCGTTGCAGGCGGCTACGGGTAACTCGTTGGCGATTCGGCCTGAGATTGTGAATGGGAATGTCATCAGTGGTATTCGCGGAAGTGCCACGTCGTTCTTGCTGGACGGTGTGGACGTTAGTGAGCAGCACCAGGGCGGTACGTTTATCCAGACCTCGATTGATGCGCTGCAGGAGTTTTCGGTGCAGCAGAGCCCGTACTCTTCGGAGTACAACCGCGGTGGCGCGTTCTTCAATGCGACGGTGAAGAGCGGCACGAATAAGTTTCACGGCGGCATCTTCGAGTTCATCCGCAACGATAAGCTGGACGCGCGTAACTACTTTTTGACGCAGAGGCAGATCCTGAAGCGAAACCAGTTTGGCGGCGACCTGGGCGGGCCTTTGTCGATACCGCATCTGTATAACGGCAAGGACAGGACGTTCTTCTTCTTCAACTATGAGGGGCAGAGACTGCGTCAGGGGCTGCCTGAGGCGATGGTTGTGCCGACCGATGCTCAGCGTGGCGGCAACTTCGGATCGAAGACGATCTATGATCCGTCGACTACCTGCACTGTCTCGCTGACAAATGCCTGCTTGAGCAATGGCGCGACAAGCACTACACCGATTGGTACTACCGTTCGGTTGCCCTTCACTAACAACACGATTCCGAGTGGAAGGCTGGCATCGCAGGCGCTGGCGATTCAGGCCTATGAGCCTACCTCGTCAACGGGAACTTTTACTTATGCTCCCTCGCAGGCGATCGACTTCGATCAATATACGGTGCGTCTCGATCATCAGATCAACGCGAGTAATCGGCTCTTTGCGCGGTGGATTTATGTAACTAATCACGAGGTGGATCCCAACTCTTCGCCCTTGCTGGGAACGGCCAAGTTGAGTTCGATTGGGCAGGATATTGCACTGGGGGTTATCACGAATGTGGGGACGCATATGGTGAATGAGGCGCGTGTTCACTATCTTCCGAGCCATGTGCGGTTGTCAGCGTTTTTGCAGGGACCTGACTATAACGCGATGTTCGGTGTGACGGGGCTGAGTGCGCAGCTGAGAAATGGAAGTGGGTCTTTCCCGGACTATAACTGGAGTGGTTATAGTCAGTTGCTGGGGTCGGCCTTCGATCAACGGCCTAAGTCGCAGGACCGCAAGGTGGTGGAGGGTACGGAGAACTTTACGATCCTGAAAGGGAAGCAGTCGATCAAGTTTGGTGTGCTGTTTCGTTATTACCAGTGGCTGGGGTATGACAGCGAGACTTATGCGGGGCAGTTTACCTTTAACGGGAGTGAGACTGCGCTGCCTGGCAAGGCTGGGACTGGAGATGCTTATGCGGACTTTCTGCTGGGCTATCCTTCTTCCGTGGCGCGTGCTTATCCGGCTCAGAACTTTGGTGGACAGCAGATCTACAAGCAGTTCTTCTTTCAGGATGATATTCGAGTAAGTGATCGACTTACGATTAATGCCGGTCTCAGGTATGAATACTCGCCTTGGCTGGATGGTTATAAGGGCCAGGTGGGTACGTTCGATCCTACTCAGACGAAGCCGATTATTGTTTCTGGTTCGGGTACGGTTCCGGATCTTAGCTCGCAGCTTGCCGCTCCGGCGGCTTACCAGTTCTTCGGTCAGTACATACAGACGAGTAGCTCGGCTGGGTTGCCTTCGAATATTACTTATACGGATAAGAGACAGTTTGGGCCGCGTGTTGGTTTCTCGTACTCGGCTACGAAGAAGACTGTAATTCGCGGAGGCTTCGGCATGTTTTATGAGCCGGAGGGATCGAGCGGGCGCGTCAATTTGAATATGCTGCCGTTCCGGCTTGCGGAGACGCAGAACCAGACGACCAATGTGGTTCCTACGCGTACGCTGGGTAACTTCTTCCTGGGGACGGCTTTGGGTTCGGCGACAGCTAACCCGACGCTGGCGCCATCGAAGGTGCACATGAACATGGGTTATAACGAGCACTATAGCCTTGGCGTTCAGCAACAGCTCACACAGAACGACGTGCTGGAAGTGAGCTATGTCGGGAACCATGGTGTGGATCTGAATGGGACCAATGACTTCAACGATCCGAAACCTGGAGCGGGTGCAATTCAGGCGCGGCGGCCCTATCAGCCGTGGGGGACGATTAACTTCTTCACGCAGGATACTTCGACGAACTATAACTCGTTGCAGGCTAAGGTGGAGCATCGGACAGGTTATGGATTGACGGGTCTAGTGGCTTATACGTGGTCGAAGTTCTTCCAGTTCAATCAGTCGCCTGGGCTGGGTGGTAACTCGGGGTATGAGTATGCAATCTCGCCCTATGACACGCCGCAGAATCTGGCGCTCAGTGGTAGCTATGAGTTGCCGTTTGGGAAGGGACGGCGGTATCTGAACCATGCGAACGGGATTGTGAATAATACGCTGGGGGGATGGCAGATCCAGACGATTATTGCAGTACGGAGTGGCGTGCCGTTTACGCCGGTTGTCTCGACTGATGTTGCGAATACAGGTGTAGCGAATCAACGTCCAAACCTGAATCCGGCTGGTGGAACGCCGCATTTTCACCCCACGGTGGCGCAGTGGTTTGATCGGGCCAAGTATGTGGATGCGCCGCAGTATCAGTATGGAACGGTACATGCCGATGTGGAGCGCTCGGACCTGTATCGGCAGTACGATGCCTCCATCTTCAAGAACTTTGCGATGCCGCATGAGAGCACGCTCTCGTTCCGGGCGGAGTTCTTCAACCTGACGAATACCACCAGCTTTAGTGCTCCTAACTCGAGCATCACCTCTTCGGCTGTCTTGACTACGATTGACTCGGCTGGTGGGGCGCAGGTTACCAGCACCTCGGTTCCGTCGCGTGATATTCAGTTTGCGCTCAAGTACAACTTCTAA
- a CDS encoding FCD domain-containing protein, which yields MSVQPKHYGTMNNRRNLQMASAKQVLNNKDDVTHLLILRFQQMLSEGILTPGTKLPPERELAAHFKVARSSLRQALKVLEIMGVITQKVGDGSYLNRDASSVLAVPMEFLFLLDDTSVQELTELRFLMEPALAAKAAERANSDDIALLRQSIADLENSERDRVKLVASDLLFHRAIFQASGNRLTGRLFHTIHRAMLNMIMVTSQLVDLEHTVAFHKPILAAIEQRDAPLAARLMTAHLTDANELLTLGREQEKARTLRNHMATTTLAVQPKSPRATKTPATKLAATQPPRKSIRRTLTKHI from the coding sequence TTGTCAGTCCAACCCAAGCACTATGGGACGATGAACAACCGGCGGAATCTCCAGATGGCCAGTGCGAAGCAGGTCCTGAACAACAAGGACGACGTCACACATCTGCTTATCCTTCGCTTTCAGCAGATGCTGAGCGAAGGCATCCTCACGCCCGGCACCAAGCTGCCGCCCGAGCGCGAGCTTGCGGCACACTTCAAGGTGGCCCGCTCCTCCCTGCGCCAGGCCCTCAAGGTGCTCGAGATCATGGGCGTCATCACCCAGAAGGTCGGCGACGGCAGCTACCTCAACCGCGACGCCTCCTCCGTCCTCGCCGTCCCCATGGAGTTCCTCTTCCTACTCGACGACACATCCGTACAAGAGTTAACCGAGCTACGCTTCCTCATGGAGCCGGCCCTTGCAGCCAAGGCCGCCGAGCGCGCCAACTCCGACGACATCGCCCTCCTCCGCCAATCCATCGCCGACCTCGAAAACAGCGAGCGCGACCGCGTCAAGCTGGTGGCCTCAGACCTTCTCTTTCACCGAGCTATCTTTCAGGCATCCGGCAATCGCCTCACGGGACGCCTCTTCCACACCATTCATCGCGCCATGCTCAACATGATTATGGTGACCTCGCAGCTAGTAGACCTTGAGCATACCGTCGCCTTCCACAAGCCCATCCTGGCCGCCATCGAGCAGCGCGACGCCCCCCTGGCCGCGCGCCTGATGACCGCGCACCTCACCGACGCTAATGAGCTGCTCACCCTCGGCCGCGAGCAGGAAAAGGCCCGCACCCTTCGCAACCACATGGCCACCACCACGCTAGCGGTACAACCAAAATCGCCGCGAGCCACCAAAACACCCGCAACCAAACTAGCCGCCACCCAGCCTCCTCGCAAATCCATACGTCGCACCTTGACGAAACACATCTGA
- a CDS encoding D-arabinono-1,4-lactone oxidase, translating into MGSSLLSKLPLAEAATARTNWAGNLTYSTDHLDLPANPEEVKHLIAAHTHLKALGTRHSFNDIADSTEEQVSLQHLDSIELDTTARTVTVGAGVTYGQLAPYIDSRGFAVHNLASLPHISVVGGCATATHGSGLHNGNLSTAVRAIEIVLPDGTLKTFTREHDADFPGIVVGLGALGIITRITLAVEPRFEMTQVLYENLSFDELQHNLIPIYSSGYSVSLFTDWQHHRATQVWIKRRTDGGNATHISPQFYGATAATKKLHPISGVSAENCTDQLGVPGPWYERLPHFKMNFTPSQGAEIQSEYFVPLDRAYEAILAVEQLRDQITPHLFVTELRTIAPDDLWLSMAYQRPSLALHFTWKREWPAIKQILPQIEAKLAPFDPRPHWAKTFTMPPAQIQAHYPRMKDFKALLAKYDPKGKFRNHFLNTNLYSA; encoded by the coding sequence ATGGGTAGCAGCCTTCTCTCAAAACTCCCCCTGGCCGAAGCCGCCACAGCCCGCACCAACTGGGCGGGCAACCTCACTTACAGCACGGATCACCTCGACCTGCCCGCGAACCCCGAAGAGGTCAAACACCTCATCGCCGCCCACACTCACCTCAAGGCCCTGGGCACGCGCCACTCGTTCAACGACATCGCCGACAGCACCGAGGAGCAGGTCTCCCTCCAGCACCTCGACTCCATCGAATTGGACACCACAGCCCGTACCGTCACCGTCGGAGCCGGAGTCACCTACGGCCAGCTCGCCCCCTACATCGACAGCCGCGGCTTCGCCGTCCACAACCTGGCCTCTCTCCCACACATCTCGGTCGTAGGAGGCTGCGCCACAGCCACGCACGGCTCCGGCCTCCATAACGGCAACCTCTCCACCGCCGTCCGCGCCATCGAGATCGTCCTCCCCGACGGCACCCTCAAGACCTTCACCCGCGAGCACGACGCCGACTTCCCCGGCATAGTCGTGGGCCTCGGCGCGCTCGGCATCATCACCCGCATCACCCTCGCGGTCGAGCCTCGCTTCGAGATGACCCAGGTCCTCTACGAAAACCTATCTTTCGACGAGCTTCAACACAACCTCATCCCCATCTACTCCAGCGGCTACTCCGTCAGCCTCTTCACCGACTGGCAGCACCACCGCGCCACCCAGGTCTGGATCAAGCGCCGCACCGACGGCGGCAACGCCACCCACATCTCCCCCCAGTTCTACGGAGCCACCGCCGCCACCAAAAAGCTCCACCCCATCTCCGGCGTCTCAGCCGAGAACTGCACCGACCAACTCGGCGTCCCCGGCCCCTGGTACGAGCGCCTCCCGCACTTCAAGATGAACTTCACCCCCAGCCAGGGCGCGGAGATCCAGAGCGAGTACTTCGTCCCCCTTGACCGCGCCTACGAGGCCATTCTCGCCGTCGAGCAGCTACGCGACCAGATCACCCCTCACCTCTTCGTCACCGAGCTGCGCACCATCGCCCCCGACGACCTCTGGCTCAGCATGGCCTACCAGCGCCCCTCGCTCGCCCTTCACTTCACCTGGAAGCGCGAGTGGCCCGCGATCAAGCAGATCCTCCCACAGATCGAGGCCAAGCTGGCCCCCTTCGACCCGCGCCCCCACTGGGCCAAGACCTTCACGATGCCTCCCGCGCAGATCCAGGCCCACTACCCCCGCATGAAGGACTTCAAAGCCCTCCTCGCGAAGTACGATCCCAAGGGCAAGTTCCGCAACCACTTCCTCAACACCAACCTCTACAGCGCCTAG